A genomic stretch from Vibrio coralliilyticus includes:
- a CDS encoding M23 family metallopeptidase — protein sequence MKTLLGVLLLLFSIQGHTHSLLPVIDTGNLNISTLETHNIPTLIPDGRFVYRPIKYPFSMSDHFAKGSQWLALEEELNHWSGAMGVDPRVVLATLAASHEWSPAHTLSISELEHFRSEIRHVANRLSQLFYHVRQQSNTIDRAATYAIVSSLQNIEQWPKWQAFYYQQFGSPTFVEDISFVSPPEMQWPWRAGYNWIPNGPHSHTGSGFPLSSLDVSYDWPRWGGQTYSVTAAHEGYVSVFSRCQLRVTAKNGWATNYYHMDGIEVQDGAWVAKNQKIGTYASQKNVALCQGGSSTGPHLHFSLLYNGRFQSLQDKSFGPYTIDVGRYSYDSHCSYTWMLDARTNSKQCFWYRVDNP from the coding sequence ATGAAAACACTATTGGGTGTCTTGCTATTACTTTTCAGTATACAAGGCCATACACACTCACTTCTGCCTGTCATTGACACAGGAAACCTTAATATTTCTACTCTAGAAACGCACAATATCCCGACTCTGATACCAGACGGAAGATTCGTATACAGACCAATTAAATACCCCTTTTCAATGTCTGATCACTTTGCTAAAGGCTCCCAATGGCTAGCATTAGAAGAAGAACTGAACCATTGGAGTGGTGCTATGGGCGTGGATCCTCGGGTGGTCTTGGCCACACTAGCCGCATCTCACGAATGGTCGCCGGCTCATACGTTATCAATATCTGAGTTAGAACACTTTAGAAGTGAAATTCGACATGTAGCAAATCGCCTTTCGCAACTTTTCTATCACGTCAGACAGCAGTCAAACACGATAGATCGTGCTGCCACCTATGCCATCGTGTCATCACTGCAGAATATTGAACAATGGCCTAAATGGCAGGCATTTTATTATCAACAGTTTGGCTCACCAACATTTGTTGAAGATATCTCTTTCGTCTCCCCCCCTGAGATGCAATGGCCATGGAGAGCTGGCTATAACTGGATACCCAATGGTCCACACTCACACACAGGATCAGGGTTTCCGCTCTCATCGCTTGATGTCTCTTATGATTGGCCGCGCTGGGGAGGACAAACTTATAGCGTCACAGCAGCACATGAAGGGTACGTTTCTGTATTTTCTCGTTGCCAACTAAGAGTGACAGCAAAGAATGGATGGGCAACAAACTATTACCACATGGATGGGATCGAAGTACAAGATGGAGCTTGGGTGGCTAAGAACCAAAAAATCGGCACCTATGCTAGCCAGAAAAACGTCGCCTTATGCCAAGGTGGCTCATCCACAGGGCCACATCTGCATTTTTCGCTGTTGTATAACGGGCGTTTTCAATCATTACAAGATAAGTCATTTGGCCCCTATACTATTGATGTGGGTCGTTATAGCTATGACAGCCATTGCAGCTACACGTGGATGTTAGATGCTAGAACTAACTCAAAACAATGTTTCTGGTACCGTGTCGACAACCCTTAG
- a CDS encoding methyl-accepting chemotaxis protein: protein MSGSPKSEQFAFSFSIRAKLILINLTLLVSVGLYAYYEQISFNNLKSLENAAIDNLQSSVDLLMLRRHEKDFLARKDMKYPQRFDKTFEELSERLTALTAVLKSHNLDMEERTSTIISTLNQYQVQFHQLVDQVNTIEGVESSSNLISELEQARKALKVAAADKDSFALEVELLELMEADYRYLANTDKETSAALLAAIDKFSTSKHVPVDLQPVFNQYQRNAEKLVEACEVLGLTSSDGVRGALRSNVHNTEKAINGLQTEISQVISQKSSDIKNKLFLIGGAIVVLLSSMLLLIGRTILSRIQAINTLMENIASGDGDLTVRMNAKGDDELAQLANSFDRFISQLHGHIKELANVMTVLSESSCSSEHAAAKSMNNAEQQKIQSESVATAVNELVMTSNEITANIESAAQNAESMKYEADSALKVTHSTSESIQTLSSNIEDSQNLIEDLAEQSKEINQVIATIQGIAEQTNLLALNAAIEAARAGENGRGFAVVADEVRQLSLMTNNSTHQIETTIQTLTSGIQQTVAKMSTSLEQAHRTNASTKDVVKAIDNMALRINEMSDMNTQIATASEEQSMVSADIDRNITEIAHLAGDTHKVVAGSVRCSEQVSGVSHKLEQIVANFKY, encoded by the coding sequence ATGAGCGGATCACCTAAATCAGAACAGTTTGCTTTTTCTTTTTCCATTCGCGCTAAGCTTATTCTTATCAATTTAACTTTACTCGTCAGTGTCGGTTTGTACGCTTATTACGAGCAAATCAGCTTTAACAACTTGAAGTCTCTAGAAAACGCTGCCATCGATAACTTACAAAGTTCCGTTGACCTACTCATGTTACGTCGTCACGAAAAAGATTTTCTGGCACGGAAAGATATGAAATACCCACAGCGTTTCGACAAAACATTTGAAGAATTATCGGAACGTTTAACGGCTCTCACCGCCGTTTTAAAGTCCCACAACCTTGATATGGAAGAACGTACATCAACGATTATATCGACTCTGAATCAGTATCAGGTTCAATTTCATCAACTGGTTGATCAAGTGAATACCATTGAGGGCGTTGAATCCTCCTCGAATTTAATTTCAGAATTGGAACAAGCAAGAAAAGCATTGAAAGTGGCAGCGGCCGATAAAGACAGTTTCGCTTTAGAGGTTGAGCTGCTTGAGTTAATGGAAGCAGATTACCGATATCTCGCGAATACCGACAAGGAAACCAGTGCTGCCCTGCTGGCCGCTATCGATAAGTTCTCTACTAGTAAGCATGTCCCTGTTGATCTTCAGCCTGTATTCAATCAATACCAACGAAACGCCGAAAAGCTCGTTGAAGCATGTGAAGTTCTAGGTCTGACTTCTAGCGACGGGGTTAGAGGCGCACTCAGATCTAACGTTCACAATACCGAAAAAGCCATTAATGGGCTCCAAACTGAGATAAGCCAAGTCATTTCTCAAAAATCCTCAGACATCAAAAATAAGCTTTTCTTAATTGGAGGAGCCATTGTAGTCTTACTTTCCAGTATGCTACTCCTTATCGGAAGAACCATACTCAGTCGAATTCAAGCTATAAACACACTTATGGAGAACATTGCCAGCGGTGATGGTGATCTCACGGTGCGTATGAATGCCAAAGGGGATGATGAGCTGGCCCAGCTTGCTAACTCTTTTGATCGATTTATCTCCCAGTTACATGGTCACATTAAAGAATTGGCAAACGTAATGACAGTATTGAGTGAAAGCTCATGCAGTTCTGAGCACGCTGCCGCTAAAAGCATGAACAACGCAGAACAGCAAAAAATACAGTCTGAGTCAGTAGCAACTGCTGTGAACGAGCTCGTAATGACCAGCAACGAAATTACTGCCAATATCGAGTCAGCAGCACAAAACGCTGAAAGCATGAAGTATGAAGCTGATAGCGCCCTCAAGGTAACGCATTCCACCAGCGAAAGTATACAAACGCTGTCATCAAACATTGAAGACTCGCAAAACTTGATTGAAGACTTAGCTGAGCAAAGTAAGGAGATCAATCAGGTCATCGCCACCATTCAAGGTATTGCCGAGCAAACCAACCTACTTGCATTAAACGCCGCGATTGAAGCTGCCCGTGCAGGTGAAAACGGCCGAGGTTTTGCCGTAGTCGCTGATGAGGTAAGACAACTTTCACTGATGACCAATAATTCTACTCATCAAATTGAAACGACTATTCAAACACTAACCTCAGGCATCCAACAAACCGTCGCCAAAATGTCCACCAGCCTTGAGCAAGCTCACCGCACTAACGCGAGCACTAAAGACGTGGTAAAAGCGATAGATAATATGGCGCTACGTATCAATGAAATGTCTGATATGAATACTCAAATTGCTACCGCTTCAGAAGAGCAATCTATGGTATCCGCTGATATTGACCGAAACATCACGGAAATCGCACATCTAGCAGGAGATACGCATAAAGTCGTTGCAGGTTCAGTACGCTGTAGTGAGCAAGTATCCGGTGTTAGCCATAAGTTGGAGCAAATTGTTGCAAACTTCAAATATTAG
- a CDS encoding MBL fold metallo-hydrolase, translating to MKKLTLLAASMLIATHTYAAEQSNLTFDVYSADQNSFYVNSTLIVGDTEVMVVDTGFTKADALRIAAKVLDAGKPLKTIFISQADPDYYFGAEVLHELFPEAQIITTPAVRKVIEEKLPTKLKVWAPRMGANAPVKPYIPDAYTASNLTIDGHTIEIHGNDGDIAHRPYLWIPSEKAVLGNVSIYGTNLHLWMADAQSDDSQALWSKQLNEIQSLKPEIVVPGHMLSGTKLDVNSIQYSQQYLKDFKQAKQTTENSEQLIEKMNEKYAEAALPVALSIGAKVHKGEMEW from the coding sequence ATGAAAAAACTGACATTACTTGCGGCTTCAATGCTTATTGCAACTCACACTTATGCTGCAGAACAATCGAACCTCACTTTTGATGTTTACAGTGCTGACCAAAACAGTTTCTACGTCAATTCAACACTCATTGTCGGAGACACAGAAGTGATGGTCGTCGACACTGGATTTACAAAAGCAGATGCTCTTCGCATTGCAGCCAAGGTTCTAGACGCAGGAAAACCTCTGAAAACTATTTTTATTAGTCAGGCAGACCCTGATTACTATTTTGGTGCGGAAGTTCTCCATGAATTATTCCCAGAGGCTCAAATCATTACAACACCTGCTGTGAGAAAAGTCATTGAGGAAAAGCTACCAACCAAACTGAAAGTTTGGGCACCTCGTATGGGAGCTAACGCGCCAGTAAAACCTTACATTCCAGATGCCTATACGGCCTCTAATTTAACCATTGACGGTCATACCATTGAAATCCATGGTAATGATGGCGACATTGCCCATCGACCATATCTATGGATCCCTTCTGAAAAAGCGGTGCTAGGAAATGTTTCAATCTATGGTACGAACCTTCACTTGTGGATGGCCGATGCTCAAAGTGATGATAGCCAAGCGCTTTGGTCTAAACAATTGAATGAAATACAGTCACTAAAACCTGAAATTGTTGTCCCAGGACATATGCTATCGGGTACAAAGTTAGATGTGAATTCTATTCAATACTCTCAGCAGTATCTAAAAGACTTTAAGCAAGCAAAGCAAACCACTGAAAACAGCGAGCAGCTGATTGAAAAAATGAATGAAAAATACGCTGAAGCGGCGTTACCCGTGGCTCTAAGTATTGGCGCAAAAGTTCACAAAGGAGAAATGGAGTGGTAA
- a CDS encoding LysR family transcriptional regulator has product MDRVTAAKVFIDVAQSGSFTATADRLDMSRPMVTRYVEAMEDWLNVRLLHRTTRKVSLTTAGEACFKQVEQWLNQADKLLAITDTANELTGTVRIATSMSFGFAQLVPAITDFMNLHPKVSIDIDLQDSVTDMADNQIDLAIRIASNPDPSLIGKPIAVCDSVIVASPSYAKQIQVSEPEDLSQLHCLGYKNFQRHVWHLSKGAEHRAVEVQCQLTANEATVLLHAAINGAGLAVQPRYLADEYLASGKLVEVLPEWKPQQMKVYALYSSRKHLSATVRCLIDFFEQYLS; this is encoded by the coding sequence ATGGATAGAGTGACTGCAGCAAAAGTGTTCATTGATGTCGCACAGTCGGGAAGCTTTACCGCCACAGCTGATAGGTTAGACATGTCGAGGCCAATGGTGACAAGATATGTTGAAGCGATGGAAGATTGGCTAAATGTACGGCTCTTGCACCGTACGACAAGGAAAGTCTCTCTCACTACTGCAGGAGAAGCGTGCTTTAAACAGGTTGAGCAATGGCTAAACCAGGCTGATAAGTTATTGGCTATTACGGATACCGCTAATGAGCTAACCGGAACGGTGAGAATCGCGACCAGCATGTCGTTTGGTTTTGCTCAATTAGTACCTGCAATTACTGATTTTATGAATCTGCACCCCAAAGTCAGCATTGATATCGATCTTCAAGATTCAGTAACCGATATGGCAGACAACCAAATTGATTTGGCGATCAGAATTGCTTCCAACCCAGATCCCTCCTTGATTGGTAAGCCCATTGCTGTGTGTGATTCTGTGATTGTTGCTTCCCCGAGTTATGCTAAACAAATACAAGTCAGTGAACCAGAAGACCTCTCTCAGCTGCATTGTTTGGGTTACAAAAACTTTCAGCGCCATGTATGGCATTTAAGTAAAGGAGCAGAACATCGAGCGGTGGAAGTGCAGTGTCAGTTAACAGCCAACGAAGCAACTGTTTTGCTGCATGCGGCAATTAACGGAGCGGGATTAGCGGTTCAGCCGAGATATCTCGCTGATGAGTATCTTGCAAGTGGCAAACTTGTCGAAGTGCTTCCTGAATGGAAACCTCAACAAATGAAGGTCTACGCTTTGTATTCTTCTCGAAAGCACTTGTCGGCAACAGTACGCTGTCTTATCGACTTTTTTGAACAGTATCTTTCCTAG